The nucleotide sequence TTTCCATAATAAGGTTGGTACAATAACATAAGGGTTGCGTACCGGAGATCTTACAGTTTACCAGCTTCAGGTTTTTTGAGTGCCATCCCAGATACTCACCGTTCAGCACAGAGTCGTAAACGGTAACGTTCTCCGTTTTCCAGAAAGCATCTTTGGAGTCGAGATGTGCATTGCGTATCACTACATTTTTTGCATCCTGGAAAGAGTAGTTACCCTGCAGATAGAAGCCGTCGATGTCGATATTCACACCGTTCATAAAAATATAATCGCCACCACGTGCGTCTACATTTCGGAGTTTCATATCCCGGCAATTCCACATAGTTTCTCCCGCACAGGTAAATTTGACGTTTTCCAGATATAAATCATCGATCTCACGGAACATTTTGGGTGCTTCCACACGGGTATTGATCATGCGGATGTTTCTGGAATACCAGATAGCCGCACGACCGTATACGGTAAAGAGGCAGTCTTCGATCAAGGTATTGGTGTTGTGCCAGAAAGGATACTTACCCATGAATTCACAATTATAAGCTTCCACATCCGAGCATTCTTTCAAAGCCGATTCTCCGGGGTAGAATTTTACGTTTTCAAGACGTATATTGTTGGTTGCGAATAATGGTCTTTCGCCCTCAAAGAATGTATTACTGATTACATTTTTCATTTTATGATTATTTATATTATTAATTGCTATTTTATATTTTATTGAGTATTACACAATGGAACGCCTTAAACCTGGCCTGTATTCCGTTGAAAGTTACCGGTAATTCTTTTACCGGACCATTTTATGAATACTTAATCATTCAATTCGACTGTATTATAGAAAAAACGTTTAAAAAAGATCACATGGCCGATAGGACAATTGACTTTTCGGCTCAAAGGTTTTTGTTGCCGGGTTCATTCTGTATTTTGCCTGTCTGTTTTCAGTTTCAGCCATTTCCCGTATGTAAGCATGCGCCAGATCCATTCCAGGGGGCCATATTGGTAATGATTGAGCCATAGATAACTGTATGCTACCTGTAAACCGAATACGGCAGCTGCAATGAGCTCGACATAGATAAGCCCTGTTTTAGCACCCAGTCCGAAGCCTATGCCATAGAAAATGATCATTCCGATAACCGACTGCATGATATAATTGGTCAGTGCCATTCTTCCCGGCGCCGCAAATATCCGGAAGATAGCCAGTTCTTTATGCTTATCATACCACAGGCAGATAGCTGTGATATAGGCAAGGCTTAACGGGACCACGCTTACGGCGTATATGGCGGAATACATGATCAACCCTATAGGATGACTGTTCATTGCGCTCCATGCATATAGTACGGATGTAGGAAAACCAATACAGAAGCCGTAAATCATTGTTTTTTTTAGTAATGTATGATTACTCTTAAAGTTGGTATATAACCTGTTTCTGCCGATATATAGGCCAAGTAAAAATAATCCCAGTACCTTGAAAACACGATTACCATCGATAAACTCCTGCATACGGATGAATGATCCGGCGAGATTGAACCGGAGCACATCGAGGTAACTTTGGCTCTCCACAAGCCATACAGGGAAATTATCTCCGGTAATACCCACCTGTCCGTGGAAATACCCGGTTGCCCTGATGACAGGTGCAGAAAGGTTCCATCCGAAAAGAACGATACAGGCATCCATCGCTATCGGGAAAAGTAAAAGTATCACCGAAGAGATCAACAGCTTCTTATTGGATATATTTCTGAAAAGCGGAAGGAAGAACCCCACAAAAGCATAGAGGATAAGAATATCGCCTGCCCAGAGAAACAACAGGTGGAACAGGCCGATAAGAAACAGGATACACATCCTGCGGTAAAATATTTTCATTCCGTTCCGGTTATTCCGTGCGGCATTAGACAGGATAATGGAAAAACCGATACCGAACAATAAAGAAAAGAGTGTGTAAAACTTACCATCGATGAAAATATATTGAAGATACTTCACCACAGTGTCGATACCAGCAGTCGGCAAAGCGCTTACGGTTTCGCTTGTTTGAAAAGTATATAGCGAAAACTCGGGGTAATTGGCAAGGCAGATTCCGAATAATGCCAATCCGCGCAAAGCATCGAGGATAATATGCCTTTCTTTGGTTTTTACCGGATGGATGTTATTTGACATATGATTTGTTCGTTTATAACTGTTCGGAAGTAACCTGTATATTAATTACCTGAACCTGTTTTTCAACAGGGTTGATCTATTGTGTGTTGGATAAATTACTGTGAGATAATAATTTGCGGTTGTTCTTGCTGGATGGCATCGATCCCGGAAACAGGATTGTAAAAACGGATATTAGATATCTCATCTGAAACGATACAAGCATTTTATTCGTTGATTCATTTGATACAGGACCTTCACATTATGACTGCCAAAAGTACAAATAAAATATCACAAAAATATGGTGCCGGTTACAGAATAATAGGTTTGGATTTTGGTTTTTATGGACGAAAAAAACAGGTACGCACTCCGGCCAGTGAGCCGGATATTTTCATGTCGGTTACATCTTTGCAGCGGCGGCTGAGTGAACCCGGAATGATGCCTGCTTTTTTGGATCATCACTTTGTTGAATGATCGTTATCGATAAGCTGCTTTGTAGATGGAGATACAATCCTCAACGCTCATATCGTAACGGTCGGCAGCGAAAAGTCCACCCATAGTTTCCTT is from Bacteroidales bacterium and encodes:
- a CDS encoding DUF3737 family protein → MKNVISNTFFEGERPLFATNNIRLENVKFYPGESALKECSDVEAYNCEFMGKYPFWHNTNTLIEDCLFTVYGRAAIWYSRNIRMINTRVEAPKMFREIDDLYLENVKFTCAGETMWNCRDMKLRNVDARGGDYIFMNGVNIDIDGFYLQGNYSFQDAKNVVIRNAHLDSKDAFWKTENVTVYDSVLNGEYLGWHSKNLKLVNCKISGTQPLCYCTNLIME
- a CDS encoding DUF418 domain-containing protein; amino-acid sequence: MSNNIHPVKTKERHIILDALRGLALFGICLANYPEFSLYTFQTSETVSALPTAGIDTVVKYLQYIFIDGKFYTLFSLLFGIGFSIILSNAARNNRNGMKIFYRRMCILFLIGLFHLLFLWAGDILILYAFVGFFLPLFRNISNKKLLISSVILLLFPIAMDACIVLFGWNLSAPVIRATGYFHGQVGITGDNFPVWLVESQSYLDVLRFNLAGSFIRMQEFIDGNRVFKVLGLFLLGLYIGRNRLYTNFKSNHTLLKKTMIYGFCIGFPTSVLYAWSAMNSHPIGLIMYSAIYAVSVVPLSLAYITAICLWYDKHKELAIFRIFAAPGRMALTNYIMQSVIGMIIFYGIGFGLGAKTGLIYVELIAAAVFGLQVAYSYLWLNHYQYGPLEWIWRMLTYGKWLKLKTDRQNTE